The Cuculus canorus isolate bCucCan1 chromosome 5, bCucCan1.pri, whole genome shotgun sequence genome window below encodes:
- the ZNF839 gene encoding zinc finger protein 839 isoform X1, with the protein MPGGSGAPPPPAAEDEPPAELQGLLGTPLGGAGQGAARQPQSGARRVPPWQAEPMAAARLLPHEQLEAICVQVQPEQMKETERPMPSLAPIQPKTIMLSQSVGRNPSVPGLGIINPQIIRIQPVTGTEQQQQPLFLHTSESPVQLLTQGPSPPHELVSMNKVPTSKMLNGRKTTRVAGSATRSPNITMAAASSADTPMSCLEKNQKDNKLKKSLKVKTRSGRISRPPTYKAKDYKFIKMEDLADGHQSDSDDYSELSIEDDEEGKVKGKDALFSSSTYNPKPKMFKCQTCEKSYIGKGGLARHYKLNPGHGQLESLPQKIPINKPNGTIFVDNACGIRQEKTSPAHLDSVAVTLNNENALATNLEDTVDSKAGEQICKSAESRHLLAEQQNETSSGRQGPITPKGPGRPRRSKRRGRPRMGGRSRCSGRLGRPGQSPSKSVSSVSAEHNVFRRKARLKELLQQCDNEDLMELALPRLTKLVTVYEFLLMKVEKGDPAKAYFPDVYREFEVLHNMVKKMAYDHLSNSDLQSCQQPVEVKDAKVAESLGIAEILTGEQKAQGVHSCSQSIIKMVSEQMPVETLGQKRVAESSGEELLPSAKRTKVEDVMKKMNNAYASQDEVKEKSGNLCTLFEKDGFNPLNGEILLSEDRCITRCTTGSTLLTAEENNSLPDSGVRIDAENSGLFSQTVKMRIEYSQPRNTQGTHTAGDTSLLQAEVALPVEADGSPEEVQAHFVREVTTGGASAPEPCSSVAENAAGSQSADLPTSEENSHNQKYQNLQEENCNFAIKEHSEQLHNADVTDEMQELEKVFSANVVPINYPHGAQAESRQTSAHEASLSARGSCENSLTDVNGFSCGTEEQHELENTVTVDGTVAFEITEESHDFLSQGHEQIFIQTSDGLILSHPDPAVLSQAEGIVIVTDSNGTTMHIRTSEGIPLETVEALLAMEADGQSEDVLLSQSELEP; encoded by the exons ATGccggggggcagcggggctcctcctcctcctgcggCTGAGGACGAGCCCCCCGCCgagctgcaggggctgctcGGGACCCCGCTGGGCGGCGCCGGCCAGGGGGCGGCGCGGCAGCCGCAGAGCGGAGCCCGGCGGGTCCCCCCGTGGCAGGCAGAGCCCATGGCGGCCGCCCGGCTCCTCCCGCACGAG CAGCTGGAAGCCATTTGTGTCCAAGTTCAGCCAGAACAGATGAAGGAAACTGAAAGGCCAATGCCATCATTGGCACCGATCCAGCCCAAAACTATAATGCTGAGTCAGTCAGTTGGTAGAAATCCTAGTGTACCAGGACTTGGCATTATTAATCCCCAGATAATTAGGATACAGCCTGTTACAGGAACcgagcaacagcagcagccactgtTCCTGCATACTTCTGAGTCTCCGGTTCAGCTGCTTACACAGGGACCATCACCACCTCATGAATTGGTGTCTATGAACAAGGTTCCTACATCTAAGATGCTAAATGGACGGAAAACTACACGTGTGGCAGGATCGGCTACAAGGTCTCCAAATATTACCATGGCTGCAGCTAGTTCAGCAGATACTCCAATGTCATGccttgaaaaaaaccaaaaagataacaaattaaaaaaatccttgaaagTGAAAACTCGCTCTGGACGGATTTCACGACCGCCGACATACAAAGCTAAAGATTATAAATTTATTAAGATGGAGGATTTGGCCGATGGTCATCAGTCTGATTCTGACGACTACTCTGAGCTGAGTATAGAAGATGATGAAGAAGGAAAGGTGAAGGGAAAGGATGCATTATTCAGTTCTTCAACTTATaacccaaaacccaaaatgtttaaatgtCAGACTTGTGAAAAATCCTACATAGGAAAAGGAGGATTAGCGAGACACTATAAACTTAACCCAGGCCATGGACAGCTGGAGTCTTTACCTCAAAAAATACCTATAAATAAGCCTAATGGAACTATATTTGTGGACAATGCCTGTGGAATAAGACAAGAAAAGACGAGTCCAGCACATTTGGATTCGGTTGCAGTCactttaaataatgaaaatgcacTAGCCACCAATCTAGAAGACACTGTTGATTcaaaggctggagaacag atttgtaagtctgcagaaagcagacacTTGTTGGCAGaacaacaaaatgaaaccaGTTCAGGACGCCAGGGACCCATCACACCGAAAGGACCTGGAAGACCCAGACGATCAAAAAGACGTGGTCGACCAAGGATGGGTGGAAGATCTAGGTGTTCTGGAAGGCTTGGCAGACCTGGTCAGTCCCCTTCAAAGTCAGTTAGTAGTGTGTCAGCAGAACACAAtgtattcagaagaaaagctaGGTTAAAAGAG CTACTACAACAATGTGATAATGAAGACTTAATGGAGCTGGCTCTCCCACGTCTTACAAAGCTTGTTACAGTATATGAATTTCTGTTGATGAAG GTTGAAAAGGGGGATCCAGCCAAAGCTTACTTCCCAGATGTGTATAGGGAATTTGAAGTTTTGCATAATATGGTAAAGAAAATGGCGTATGATCACCTCAGTAATTCTGATTTGCAGAGTTGCCAGCAGCCTGTTGAAGTAAAAGATGCCAAG GTTGCTGAATCACTAGGAATTGCAGAAATACTGACTGGAGAACAAAAGGCGCAAGGTGTACACTCTTGTTCGCAATCTATAATTAAAATGGTTAGTGAGCAAATGCCTGTGGAGACACTGGGACAAAAACGGGTAGCTGAG AGCTCAGGGGAGGAACTGTTGCCATCAGCCAAAAGGACCAAGGTAGAAGATgtcatgaagaaaatgaataatgCTTATGCCAGTCAAgatgaagtgaaagaaaagagtgGGAATTTGTGTACGCTGTTTGAAAAAGATG gTTTTAATCCATTAAATGGAGAAATCCTGCTTTCAGAAGATAGATGTATCACTCGCTGCACAACTGGAAGCACATTActgacagcagaggaaaataattcaCTTCCTGATTCAGGAGTTAGAATCGATGCTGAAAATTCAGGTCTATTCTCCCAGACTGTGAAGATGAGGATAGAGTATTCCCAGCCTCGGAACACGCAGGGAACACATACAGCTGGTGACACATCTCTGCTACAGGCTGAAGTCGCATTGCCTGTTGAAGCAGATGGCTCACCTGAAGAAGTTCAAGCACACTTTGTGAGGGAGGTGACAACAGGTGGAGCGTCAGCTCCTGAACCTTGCAGCTCCGTGGCAGAGAATGCAGCAGGCAGTCAGAGCGCTGACTTGCCGACAAGTGAAGAAAATAGTCACAATCAAAAATATCAGAACCTGcaagaagaaaactgtaattttgcAATTAAAGAACATTCTGAACAACTTCATAATGCTGATGTGACTGATGAGATGCAGGAGCTTGAAAAAGTTTTTTCAGCAAATGTTGTGCCAATAAACTACCCGCACGGTGCTCAGGCCGAGTCACGCCAGACCTCTGCCCATGAAGCCTCACTGTCTGCTCGTGGGAGCTGTGAAAACTCTCTTACGGACGTGAATGGATTTTCTTGTGGTACAGAGGAACAACATGAGCTGGAGAATACAGTTACTGTAGATGGAACTGTAGCCTTTGAGATTACTGAAGAGAGCCATGATTTTTTGTCTCAGGGACATGAACAGATTTTTATTCAGACTTCAGATGGGCTTATCCTGTCTCATCCAGATCCTGCTGTTTTGTCTCAGGCAGAAGGCATCGTTATTGTAACCGATTCCAATGGTACTACAATGCACATTCGCACATCTGAGGGGATACCTTTGGAAACGGTGGAAGCACTACTGGCAATGGAAGCAGATGGCCAAAGTGAAGATGTTTTGCTCTCGCAAAGTGAATTGGAGCCATAA
- the ZNF839 gene encoding zinc finger protein 839 isoform X6, producing MKETERPMPSLAPIQPKTIMLSQSVGRNPSVPGLGIINPQIIRIQPVTGTEQQQQPLFLHTSESPVQLLTQGPSPPHELVSMNKVPTSKMLNGRKTTRVAGSATRSPNITMAAASSADTPMSCLEKNQKDNKLKKSLKVKTRSGRISRPPTYKAKDYKFIKMEDLADGHQSDSDDYSELSIEDDEEGKVKGKDALFSSSTYNPKPKMFKCQTCEKSYIGKGGLARHYKLNPGHGQLESLPQKIPINKPNGTIFVDNACGIRQEKTSPAHLDSVAVTLNNENALATNLEDTVDSKAGEQICKSAESRHLLAEQQNETSSGRQGPITPKGPGRPRRSKRRGRPRMGGRSRCSGRLGRPGQSPSKSVSSVSAEHNVFRRKARLKELLQQCDNEDLMELALPRLTKLVTVYEFLLMKVEKGDPAKAYFPDVYREFEVLHNMVKKMAYDHLSNSDLQSCQQPVEVKDAKVAESLGIAEILTGEQKAQGVHSCSQSIIKMVSEQMPVETLGQKRVAESSGEELLPSAKRTKVEDVMKKMNNAYASQDEVKEKSGNLCTLFEKDGFNPLNGEILLSEDRCITRCTTGSTLLTAEENNSLPDSGVRIDAENSGLFSQTVKMRIEYSQPRNTQGTHTAGDTSLLQAEVALPVEADGSPEEVQAHFVREVTTGGASAPEPCSSVAENAAGSQSADLPTSEENSHNQKYQNLQEENCNFAIKEHSEQLHNADVTDEMQELEKVFSANVVPINYPHGAQAESRQTSAHEASLSARGSCENSLTDVNGFSCGTEEQHELENTVTVDGTVAFEITEESHDFLSQGHEQIFIQTSDGLILSHPDPAVLSQAEGIVIVTDSNGTTMHIRTSEGIPLETVEALLAMEADGQSEDVLLSQSELEP from the exons ATGAAGGAAACTGAAAGGCCAATGCCATCATTGGCACCGATCCAGCCCAAAACTATAATGCTGAGTCAGTCAGTTGGTAGAAATCCTAGTGTACCAGGACTTGGCATTATTAATCCCCAGATAATTAGGATACAGCCTGTTACAGGAACcgagcaacagcagcagccactgtTCCTGCATACTTCTGAGTCTCCGGTTCAGCTGCTTACACAGGGACCATCACCACCTCATGAATTGGTGTCTATGAACAAGGTTCCTACATCTAAGATGCTAAATGGACGGAAAACTACACGTGTGGCAGGATCGGCTACAAGGTCTCCAAATATTACCATGGCTGCAGCTAGTTCAGCAGATACTCCAATGTCATGccttgaaaaaaaccaaaaagataacaaattaaaaaaatccttgaaagTGAAAACTCGCTCTGGACGGATTTCACGACCGCCGACATACAAAGCTAAAGATTATAAATTTATTAAGATGGAGGATTTGGCCGATGGTCATCAGTCTGATTCTGACGACTACTCTGAGCTGAGTATAGAAGATGATGAAGAAGGAAAGGTGAAGGGAAAGGATGCATTATTCAGTTCTTCAACTTATaacccaaaacccaaaatgtttaaatgtCAGACTTGTGAAAAATCCTACATAGGAAAAGGAGGATTAGCGAGACACTATAAACTTAACCCAGGCCATGGACAGCTGGAGTCTTTACCTCAAAAAATACCTATAAATAAGCCTAATGGAACTATATTTGTGGACAATGCCTGTGGAATAAGACAAGAAAAGACGAGTCCAGCACATTTGGATTCGGTTGCAGTCactttaaataatgaaaatgcacTAGCCACCAATCTAGAAGACACTGTTGATTcaaaggctggagaacag atttgtaagtctgcagaaagcagacacTTGTTGGCAGaacaacaaaatgaaaccaGTTCAGGACGCCAGGGACCCATCACACCGAAAGGACCTGGAAGACCCAGACGATCAAAAAGACGTGGTCGACCAAGGATGGGTGGAAGATCTAGGTGTTCTGGAAGGCTTGGCAGACCTGGTCAGTCCCCTTCAAAGTCAGTTAGTAGTGTGTCAGCAGAACACAAtgtattcagaagaaaagctaGGTTAAAAGAG CTACTACAACAATGTGATAATGAAGACTTAATGGAGCTGGCTCTCCCACGTCTTACAAAGCTTGTTACAGTATATGAATTTCTGTTGATGAAG GTTGAAAAGGGGGATCCAGCCAAAGCTTACTTCCCAGATGTGTATAGGGAATTTGAAGTTTTGCATAATATGGTAAAGAAAATGGCGTATGATCACCTCAGTAATTCTGATTTGCAGAGTTGCCAGCAGCCTGTTGAAGTAAAAGATGCCAAG GTTGCTGAATCACTAGGAATTGCAGAAATACTGACTGGAGAACAAAAGGCGCAAGGTGTACACTCTTGTTCGCAATCTATAATTAAAATGGTTAGTGAGCAAATGCCTGTGGAGACACTGGGACAAAAACGGGTAGCTGAG AGCTCAGGGGAGGAACTGTTGCCATCAGCCAAAAGGACCAAGGTAGAAGATgtcatgaagaaaatgaataatgCTTATGCCAGTCAAgatgaagtgaaagaaaagagtgGGAATTTGTGTACGCTGTTTGAAAAAGATG gTTTTAATCCATTAAATGGAGAAATCCTGCTTTCAGAAGATAGATGTATCACTCGCTGCACAACTGGAAGCACATTActgacagcagaggaaaataattcaCTTCCTGATTCAGGAGTTAGAATCGATGCTGAAAATTCAGGTCTATTCTCCCAGACTGTGAAGATGAGGATAGAGTATTCCCAGCCTCGGAACACGCAGGGAACACATACAGCTGGTGACACATCTCTGCTACAGGCTGAAGTCGCATTGCCTGTTGAAGCAGATGGCTCACCTGAAGAAGTTCAAGCACACTTTGTGAGGGAGGTGACAACAGGTGGAGCGTCAGCTCCTGAACCTTGCAGCTCCGTGGCAGAGAATGCAGCAGGCAGTCAGAGCGCTGACTTGCCGACAAGTGAAGAAAATAGTCACAATCAAAAATATCAGAACCTGcaagaagaaaactgtaattttgcAATTAAAGAACATTCTGAACAACTTCATAATGCTGATGTGACTGATGAGATGCAGGAGCTTGAAAAAGTTTTTTCAGCAAATGTTGTGCCAATAAACTACCCGCACGGTGCTCAGGCCGAGTCACGCCAGACCTCTGCCCATGAAGCCTCACTGTCTGCTCGTGGGAGCTGTGAAAACTCTCTTACGGACGTGAATGGATTTTCTTGTGGTACAGAGGAACAACATGAGCTGGAGAATACAGTTACTGTAGATGGAACTGTAGCCTTTGAGATTACTGAAGAGAGCCATGATTTTTTGTCTCAGGGACATGAACAGATTTTTATTCAGACTTCAGATGGGCTTATCCTGTCTCATCCAGATCCTGCTGTTTTGTCTCAGGCAGAAGGCATCGTTATTGTAACCGATTCCAATGGTACTACAATGCACATTCGCACATCTGAGGGGATACCTTTGGAAACGGTGGAAGCACTACTGGCAATGGAAGCAGATGGCCAAAGTGAAGATGTTTTGCTCTCGCAAAGTGAATTGGAGCCATAA
- the ZNF839 gene encoding zinc finger protein 839 isoform X3: MPGGSGAPPPPAAEDEPPAELQGLLGTPLGGAGQGAARQPQSGARRVPPWQAEPMAAARLLPHEQLEAICVQVQPEQMKETERPMPSLAPIQPKTIMLSQSVGRNPSVPGLGIINPQIIRIQPVTGTEQQQQPLFLHTSESPVQLLTQGPSPPHELVSMNKVPTSKMLNGRKTTRVAGSATRSPNITMAAASSADTPMSCLEKNQKDNKLKKSLKVKTRSGRISRPPTYKAKDYKFIKMEDLADGHQSDSDDYSELSIEDDEEGKVKGKDALFSSSTYNPKPKMFKCQTCEKSYIGKGGLARHYKLNPGHGQLESLPQKIPINKPNGTIFVDNACGIRQEKTSPAHLDSVAVTLNNENALATNLEDTVDSKAGEQICKSAESRHLLAEQQNETSSGRQGPITPKGPGRPRRSKRRGRPRMGGRSRCSGRLGRPGQSPSKSVSSVSAEHNVFRRKARLKELLQQCDNEDLMELALPRLTKLVTVYEFLLMKVEKGDPAKAYFPDVYREFEVLHNMVKKMAYDHLSNSDLQSCQQPVEVKDAKVAESLGIAEILTGEQKAQGVHSCSQSIIKMVSEQMPVETLGQKRVAESSGEELLPSAKRTKVEDVMKKMNNAYASQDEVKEKSGNLCFNPLNGEILLSEDRCITRCTTGSTLLTAEENNSLPDSGVRIDAENSGLFSQTVKMRIEYSQPRNTQGTHTAGDTSLLQAEVALPVEADGSPEEVQAHFVREVTTGGASAPEPCSSVAENAAGSQSADLPTSEENSHNQKYQNLQEENCNFAIKEHSEQLHNADVTDEMQELEKVFSANVVPINYPHGAQAESRQTSAHEASLSARGSCENSLTDVNGFSCGTEEQHELENTVTVDGTVAFEITEESHDFLSQGHEQIFIQTSDGLILSHPDPAVLSQAEGIVIVTDSNGTTMHIRTSEGIPLETVEALLAMEADGQSEDVLLSQSELEP, encoded by the exons ATGccggggggcagcggggctcctcctcctcctgcggCTGAGGACGAGCCCCCCGCCgagctgcaggggctgctcGGGACCCCGCTGGGCGGCGCCGGCCAGGGGGCGGCGCGGCAGCCGCAGAGCGGAGCCCGGCGGGTCCCCCCGTGGCAGGCAGAGCCCATGGCGGCCGCCCGGCTCCTCCCGCACGAG CAGCTGGAAGCCATTTGTGTCCAAGTTCAGCCAGAACAGATGAAGGAAACTGAAAGGCCAATGCCATCATTGGCACCGATCCAGCCCAAAACTATAATGCTGAGTCAGTCAGTTGGTAGAAATCCTAGTGTACCAGGACTTGGCATTATTAATCCCCAGATAATTAGGATACAGCCTGTTACAGGAACcgagcaacagcagcagccactgtTCCTGCATACTTCTGAGTCTCCGGTTCAGCTGCTTACACAGGGACCATCACCACCTCATGAATTGGTGTCTATGAACAAGGTTCCTACATCTAAGATGCTAAATGGACGGAAAACTACACGTGTGGCAGGATCGGCTACAAGGTCTCCAAATATTACCATGGCTGCAGCTAGTTCAGCAGATACTCCAATGTCATGccttgaaaaaaaccaaaaagataacaaattaaaaaaatccttgaaagTGAAAACTCGCTCTGGACGGATTTCACGACCGCCGACATACAAAGCTAAAGATTATAAATTTATTAAGATGGAGGATTTGGCCGATGGTCATCAGTCTGATTCTGACGACTACTCTGAGCTGAGTATAGAAGATGATGAAGAAGGAAAGGTGAAGGGAAAGGATGCATTATTCAGTTCTTCAACTTATaacccaaaacccaaaatgtttaaatgtCAGACTTGTGAAAAATCCTACATAGGAAAAGGAGGATTAGCGAGACACTATAAACTTAACCCAGGCCATGGACAGCTGGAGTCTTTACCTCAAAAAATACCTATAAATAAGCCTAATGGAACTATATTTGTGGACAATGCCTGTGGAATAAGACAAGAAAAGACGAGTCCAGCACATTTGGATTCGGTTGCAGTCactttaaataatgaaaatgcacTAGCCACCAATCTAGAAGACACTGTTGATTcaaaggctggagaacag atttgtaagtctgcagaaagcagacacTTGTTGGCAGaacaacaaaatgaaaccaGTTCAGGACGCCAGGGACCCATCACACCGAAAGGACCTGGAAGACCCAGACGATCAAAAAGACGTGGTCGACCAAGGATGGGTGGAAGATCTAGGTGTTCTGGAAGGCTTGGCAGACCTGGTCAGTCCCCTTCAAAGTCAGTTAGTAGTGTGTCAGCAGAACACAAtgtattcagaagaaaagctaGGTTAAAAGAG CTACTACAACAATGTGATAATGAAGACTTAATGGAGCTGGCTCTCCCACGTCTTACAAAGCTTGTTACAGTATATGAATTTCTGTTGATGAAG GTTGAAAAGGGGGATCCAGCCAAAGCTTACTTCCCAGATGTGTATAGGGAATTTGAAGTTTTGCATAATATGGTAAAGAAAATGGCGTATGATCACCTCAGTAATTCTGATTTGCAGAGTTGCCAGCAGCCTGTTGAAGTAAAAGATGCCAAG GTTGCTGAATCACTAGGAATTGCAGAAATACTGACTGGAGAACAAAAGGCGCAAGGTGTACACTCTTGTTCGCAATCTATAATTAAAATGGTTAGTGAGCAAATGCCTGTGGAGACACTGGGACAAAAACGGGTAGCTGAG AGCTCAGGGGAGGAACTGTTGCCATCAGCCAAAAGGACCAAGGTAGAAGATgtcatgaagaaaatgaataatgCTTATGCCAGTCAAgatgaagtgaaagaaaagagtgGGAATTTGT gTTTTAATCCATTAAATGGAGAAATCCTGCTTTCAGAAGATAGATGTATCACTCGCTGCACAACTGGAAGCACATTActgacagcagaggaaaataattcaCTTCCTGATTCAGGAGTTAGAATCGATGCTGAAAATTCAGGTCTATTCTCCCAGACTGTGAAGATGAGGATAGAGTATTCCCAGCCTCGGAACACGCAGGGAACACATACAGCTGGTGACACATCTCTGCTACAGGCTGAAGTCGCATTGCCTGTTGAAGCAGATGGCTCACCTGAAGAAGTTCAAGCACACTTTGTGAGGGAGGTGACAACAGGTGGAGCGTCAGCTCCTGAACCTTGCAGCTCCGTGGCAGAGAATGCAGCAGGCAGTCAGAGCGCTGACTTGCCGACAAGTGAAGAAAATAGTCACAATCAAAAATATCAGAACCTGcaagaagaaaactgtaattttgcAATTAAAGAACATTCTGAACAACTTCATAATGCTGATGTGACTGATGAGATGCAGGAGCTTGAAAAAGTTTTTTCAGCAAATGTTGTGCCAATAAACTACCCGCACGGTGCTCAGGCCGAGTCACGCCAGACCTCTGCCCATGAAGCCTCACTGTCTGCTCGTGGGAGCTGTGAAAACTCTCTTACGGACGTGAATGGATTTTCTTGTGGTACAGAGGAACAACATGAGCTGGAGAATACAGTTACTGTAGATGGAACTGTAGCCTTTGAGATTACTGAAGAGAGCCATGATTTTTTGTCTCAGGGACATGAACAGATTTTTATTCAGACTTCAGATGGGCTTATCCTGTCTCATCCAGATCCTGCTGTTTTGTCTCAGGCAGAAGGCATCGTTATTGTAACCGATTCCAATGGTACTACAATGCACATTCGCACATCTGAGGGGATACCTTTGGAAACGGTGGAAGCACTACTGGCAATGGAAGCAGATGGCCAAAGTGAAGATGTTTTGCTCTCGCAAAGTGAATTGGAGCCATAA